Part of the Paludisphaera borealis genome, CGGAGTTCCCCGATCGGATGCTCAACACGCCGATCGCCGAGCTGGGCTTCTTCGGGGCCGCGGTGGGGGCAGCCGTGGCGGGCATGCGGCCGATCGCCGACGTCCAGTACGGCGACTTCCTCTTTCTGGCGATGGATCAGATCGTCAACAACGCCGCCAAGCTCCGTTACATGTCGGGAGGGACGATCGCCGTGCCGCTGGTCATGCGGGCGCCGATCGGGGCCACGGGCCGGGGCTCGCAGCACGCCCAGAGCATGGAACGCTACTTCACCGGCGTCCCAGGGTTGAAAGTCGTGGCGGTCTCAAACGCCTATGACGCCAAGGGCGTGCTCAAGTCTGCGGTACGCGACGACAACCCGGTTTTGATGTTCGAGCACAAGCTGCTTTACGGCTCGAAAGGCGCGCGCATCGAGCCGGGCGCCGTCGACGCGACGAGCGACGTCCCCGACGGTGATTATACGGTGCCGCTCGACCGCGCGGCGGTGCGTCGGGAGGGCGCGCACGTCACCGTGCTGGCCTGGCTCCTGATGGCTCACTTCGCCGCCCAGGCCGCCGAACAGCTCGCGGCCGAGGGGATCGACGTTGAGGTGATCGACGTTCGCAGCCTCTCGCCGATCGACTACGAGACCATCGGCGCGTCGGTGCGCAAGACCGGCCGCGTGGTCATCGTCGAGGAGGGCCCTCGCGTCGGCGGCGTGAGCGCCGAGATCGCCGCCGGCTTGATGGAGCACTGCGGCGAAAGCCTGCTCGCCCCGGTCGTCCGCGTCGCGTCCCCCGACGTTCCCGTCCCGTTCACGCCGATCCTGGAAAACGCCTACCGGCCCGACGTTCCCCGTATCGTCGAAGGCGTGCGCCGGGTGTTGCGGCCGTGACCCATTCGGAAGAGGTTTCGACGATGAAGATGGCACGATTGGTCGTCTGGGCGGGGCTCGCGACGCTCGCTGTCGTTTCGACCGCACAGGCACTGGACCAGCCGCCCGTGGGGATCACGGTCCAGGTCGAGGAGGCCCACCCCTGGCGTCCTCCGTTCCGGCTCGAGCGCGTCGGGCGGCCCGTCACGATCCGGATCGTATCCAAGGAAGCGCCCGTGCCTGGACGCTTTCGACTCGTTGAACGGGCCGACGGTCACGATGCGGCTCGCCACGAGGTCGCCTTTCCGATCCAGCCTCCTTATGAGGTGCGAAGCGAGGTCGATGCGGAAGCGACCGAAGTCGTGCTGCTGATCGAAAAGGATGGTGCGCCGGCCGTCGAAGTCGCCCGAGCGACGATCACCCGTCAGGCTCTGGATGCCGACGCGACGGCCCGGCCCGAGACGGTCGTGAATCCCGTCGATCTCGGGACGATCCTCGTCCCCGCCGACCGACTCTTGCTCGGACCCGGGCAGGCCGGAGTTCTGGAAGTCGCCGCTCTCGCCCACAATCGCGACGTACCCGATGCGCAGGTTCGCGCCCGGTTCGCATCCGATCCCAAGACTGAGATCAAGGCCTTGCCTCTAGCGAAAGGGCGACGGGCGGTGGCCAGCCTGCGTCTGCCGCACCCGACGACGACCGCCGATCGCGACGTGTTGCAGGTCGCGATCGGCGGCAAGGACGGCGCGACGCTCTGGAGCAAAGAGATTCCGGTGATGCTGCCGCGCGAGGCGCTGGCATTGCCCCGATTCGGCGCCTCGTACACGAAGCTGCGGTACGATCCGCCGATCTCGGTGCGTGACCCCGCAACGGGCGCGTTCTCATCGCTCGATTACGACAAGGGGTGGGAACCGAGCCTCCGCGACGTCGTCGTCAGCCTGCCCGGCGGCGGCCGGTTCGTCTTCTGGAGAGGGTCGAGCTACATCCCGTTCTGGGCGGGCCGGCACAACACCGGCGCCTGCTACGAGTGGGCCGAGGTGATCACTCCGCGGCCGGGCGCCGTCGACTGCGTCGAGCCCCTGATGGACAAGGATTTGCGGTATGGGCGCGTCGAGATCATCGAGTCGTCGGCTTCGCGCGTCCATGTGCGATGGAGGTACCAGTCGACCGACCTGCATTACAAGGTCTGGGGCGACCAGGCCGTCGAGGACTATTATTTCTACCCCGACGGCTTCGGAACGCGGGTCGTCAGCTTGAAGACCGACCCGGCGATCGAGTACGAGCTGTGCGAGCTGATCGTCCTGTCCCCGCAGGGCGCTTACCCGTTCGAGGTCTTGCCCGAGAACCTCGTCGACGCGCTGTCGCTCGACGGCGCCAAACGCGAGTACAAGTTCCCGATCCGGGGCGAGGCTGACACGCCCAAGGGAGGCAAGCCGCCGGCGATCTACCGGCTTCGTCTCAATCGCCAGGAAGAGCAGGCGGCGGTCGTTTTCAACCCCGGCGATCGTTCCTTTCCCTCAGTCGTCTTCGGACCGTTCGAGGATCGCGGGCAACTTGTGACGCCTTGCTACTGGGGCAGTCACTGGCCGCTCGCGCGGGGCAACGCCACGGGCTCGAAGATCGACGACCGTATCGCCCTCAGCCCATGCCACAACAGCGTCATGAGCTGGGCCGCGAACCGACCCGAGCCGATCTCGGAGAGCCGTCGCGTCACGATCGACTCACTCGGAGTTTCGCGGCCCGTCTCGGTTCGTCACTGGGCCTGGCTGATCGGCATGACCGACGCCGGCGACGACCGCCTGCTCCAATGGGCTCACAGTTATGCCAAGCCGCCGGCGCTGACTTTCGAAGGCGCGCAGGTCGCCTTCGACGGCTATGCGATCGAGCGCCGGGCCACGTCCTTGCGCGTCGAGAAGCCGTCGATCGCGATCACGATCAAGCCCGAAGTCGCGTGCGTCAACCCGGTCTTCGAACTGATCGGAGCGCCCTCGGGTGATCTCGCCGTTCAGCGTGACGGCGTCGCGCTGGCTCGCGAAGCCTATGCCTGGGACGGCCGCACGCTCTGGATCGACGCCACGATCGCCGGGCCTTCGCGTCTGGATCTGGTCTTCGGCAAGTCGCCCTCGAACTGAGAATCAAGAACGTCGCCCCGAACGAGAACCGCGCAGGGAGAATTGCATGTTCCATCGAATCTTGATCGTTGTTTGCGTCGGCGTCTGGAGCGCGCTCCTCCAGCCTCGCGGGGCCGTCGCCGCCGATCCGCCCCCGGCCGATGATCGGCCGACCTTCTGGGTCATTCCCCACACCCACTGGGAGGGGGCCGTTTTCAAGACGCGGGAAGAGTACCTGGAGATGGGCCTGCCGAACATCCTCAAGGCGCTTCGGCTGCTTGCGGACCAGCCGACCTATCATTTCGTGCTCGACCAGGTCGCCTACGTCCGGCCGTTCCTCGAACGCTATCCCGACCAGGAACCGCTGTTTCGCAAGTACATCGCCGAGGGGAGGCTCCAGATCACCGGCGGGCTCGACGTCATGCCCGACGTCAACGTCCCCGGCGGCGAGTCGTTCGTCCGGCAGCTTCAGTACGGCAAGGGCTACTACCGCGAGAAGCTCGGGATCGACGTGACCTCGGGCTGGCTGATCGACACGTTCGGCCATCACGCCCAGATGCCGCAGATCATGAAGCTCGCGGGCATCCACTCGTACTGGACCCAGCGCGGGGTGTCCCACCGCGAGCATCCGTCGGAGTTCCTCTGGGAGGGGATCGACGGCACGAAGCTGATGACGATCTACATGCCGGCCACATACGCCCTGCTCTACGGCTCGCCCAACGACCCGGCCAAGTTCCGCGACTTCCTGAAGGGGCGGTTCGCGGCGCTTGACAACAACTCGCCCGGCCGCGACCGCGTGGGACTCGCGGGCGTCGACGTCGGCGAGCCCGAGGGGCAGCTCGCGCCGATGGTCGAGGCGTTCAACAAGATGGCCGATCAGCCGTTCAAGGCCCGCATGGCGATCCCCGCCGAATTCGAGAAAGTCGTCGCCGCCCGCACCGACCTTTCGGTGTTCAAAGGCGAGCTGAACCCGATCTTCCAGGGGACGTACAGTAGCCGGATCGAGCTCAAGTCGTGGATTCGACGCATGGAGGAACGGCTTCTGACGGCTGAGAAGCTCGCCGCGATCGATCGGACCCTCGGTGGCGAAGCCGACCTGTCCGCCCTCTGGCGGGCCTGGGAGCCGGTGCTCTTCAACGAGACTCACGACCTGGCCTCCGGCGTCATGACGGATCACGTCTATGACGACGTCGTCGGCGGTTTCCGGTTCGCCGACCGCCTGGCCGCCGAGCAGATCGACAAGGGGTGGGACGCGCTCGCCGCGCGGATCGACACACGAGGCGAGGGGACCCCCGTGGTCGTCTTCAACCCGCTGAGCTGGTCGCGGTCGGACGTGACCGAGGTCGACCTCGGCTTCAGCGCCGGCGGCGTCGGCGCGATCGAGCTGGTCGACGATCAAGGAGCGAGCCGGCCGCTGCAGATCGTCCGCTCGACCTCTTACCCCGACGGCGGCCTTTGCACCGCGCGGGTCGCGTTCACGGCGGCCG contains:
- a CDS encoding alpha-ketoacid dehydrogenase subunit beta; translated protein: MRRLSIAEALREGIAEEMRRDPAVFCLGEDIAVPGGWGGAFTVTLGLETEFPDRMLNTPIAELGFFGAAVGAAVAGMRPIADVQYGDFLFLAMDQIVNNAAKLRYMSGGTIAVPLVMRAPIGATGRGSQHAQSMERYFTGVPGLKVVAVSNAYDAKGVLKSAVRDDNPVLMFEHKLLYGSKGARIEPGAVDATSDVPDGDYTVPLDRAAVRREGAHVTVLAWLLMAHFAAQAAEQLAAEGIDVEVIDVRSLSPIDYETIGASVRKTGRVVIVEEGPRVGGVSAEIAAGLMEHCGESLLAPVVRVASPDVPVPFTPILENAYRPDVPRIVEGVRRVLRP
- a CDS encoding alpha-mannosidase; this encodes MFHRILIVVCVGVWSALLQPRGAVAADPPPADDRPTFWVIPHTHWEGAVFKTREEYLEMGLPNILKALRLLADQPTYHFVLDQVAYVRPFLERYPDQEPLFRKYIAEGRLQITGGLDVMPDVNVPGGESFVRQLQYGKGYYREKLGIDVTSGWLIDTFGHHAQMPQIMKLAGIHSYWTQRGVSHREHPSEFLWEGIDGTKLMTIYMPATYALLYGSPNDPAKFRDFLKGRFAALDNNSPGRDRVGLAGVDVGEPEGQLAPMVEAFNKMADQPFKARMAIPAEFEKVVAARTDLSVFKGELNPIFQGTYSSRIELKSWIRRMEERLLTAEKLAAIDRTLGGEADLSALWRAWEPVLFNETHDLASGVMTDHVYDDVVGGFRFADRLAAEQIDKGWDALAARIDTRGEGTPVVVFNPLSWSRSDVTEVDLGFSAGGVGAIELVDDQGASRPLQIVRSTSYPDGGLCTARVAFTAADVPALGYRTYHIRTATGSTAPTPAAPSPSTLENRFYRITLDPRTGAVASLRMKEGDWEVLSGPGNVVAKHQDKGDFWELYKGLNGGSNIAMTTKQAVPARGDAKFSDEYKDAPGTLVSGPVYSEFRVAHPFDSGRYAATLRLYADLPRIDCSTTLVNGEKYVRYQLLFPTTIAAGKRFDEIPFGAIERPKGIEFPAQNWVDQGDEKHGLAVLNAGLPGHVVTDGTVMVSVLRSHNVGAYGFGGGYEPGMSSEEGYQIGKERTARYALLPHAGDWREAGVPRAGLEFNHPLLCRVVGSHEGGLPKTWGFVEVSAPNVVVSSLKPARGGGIALRIYETAGRPAPATTIKVHANVAAASEADLLENVQGRSPIADGAVRVDLVPFQIKTIVLQAKSLEVH